The Raphanus sativus cultivar WK10039 chromosome 2, ASM80110v3, whole genome shotgun sequence genome includes a region encoding these proteins:
- the LOC108840315 gene encoding UDP-glycosyltransferase 76E2, with amino-acid sequence MEEKRVKRRIVLVPVPAQGHVTPIMQLGKALHSKGFSITVVQTQYNRVTSSKDFSDFHFLTIPGSLTESDLKNLGILQFLVKLNQICEASFKQCLGQLLKEQGDGDEVVCVVYDEYMHFSKAAAKEFQLPSVVFSTTSATAFLCRSVLAKVNAERFLIDMKDVEMQDKLFPGLHPLRYKDLPTSAFGPIESMLRVYTQTVNTGTASAVIINSASCLESSSLARLQEELQVPVYPIGPLHIAASAPSSLLEEDRSCIEWLNLQKPRSVIYISLGSLALMETKDALEMAWGLSNSNQPFLWVIRPGSIPPSEWTESLPEEFSKLVSERGYIVKWAPQMEVLRHPAVGGFWSHCGWNSTLESIGEGVPMICRPFTGDQKVNARYLERAWRNGVQLEGELDKEAVERAVKRLLVDEEGAEMRKSIVDLKEKLEASVRSGGSSCSSLDNFVNSLKTKNFMQQ; translated from the exons ATGGAGGAAAAGCGAGTGAAGAGAAGGATCGTTTTAGTTCCGGTTCCAGCACAAGGTCATGTCACTCCTATTATGCAACTCGGGAAAGCTCTTCACTCCAAAGGCTTCTCCATCACCGTCGTTCAGACACAGTATAATCGAGTTACCTCTTCCAAAGACTTCTCTGATTTTCACTTTCTCACCATCCCAGGTAGTTTAACCGAGTCTGATCTCAAAAACCTCGGTATACTCCAGTTTCTGGTGAAGCTCAATCAAATCTGTGAGGCGTCTTTCAAGCAATGCTTAGGTCAACTGCTGAAGGAACAGGGTGACGGTGATGAGGTTGTTTGTGTTGTCTATGATGAGTACATGCATTTCTCAAAAGCTGCAGCGAAGGAGTTTCAGCTTCCTAGTGTTGTCTTCAGTACTACGAGTGCTACTGCCTTTCTCTGCCGCTCTGTTTTAGCCAAAGTCAACGCAGAGAGGTTCTTGATCGACATGAAAG ATGTTGAAATGCAAGACAAGCTTTTTCCAGGGTTGCATCCTCTAAGGTACAAGGATCTACCAACTTCAGCGTTTGGACCAATAGAGAGTATGCTCAGGGTTTACACTCAAACTGTTAACACTGGAACAGCTTCCGCTGTTATCATTAACTCAGCGAGCTGTCTTGAAAGCTCTTCTTTGGCACGGTTGCAAGAAGAACTACAAGTTCCAGTATATCCCATTGGTCCGCTTCACATTGCAGCTTCTGCACCTTCTAGTTTGCTTGAAGAGGACAGAAGCTGCATCGAGTGGTTGAACTTGCAGAAACCAAGATCTGTTATATACATAAGCTTAGGGAGCTTAGCTCTAATGGAAACCAAAGACGCCTTGGAGATGGCTTGGGGGTTGAGTAATAGCAACCAACCTTTCTTGTGGGTGATCAGACCAGGTTCCATTCCTCCCTCGGAGTGGACAGAGTCCTTACCAGAGGAGTTCAGCAAGTTAGTTTCAGAGAGAGGTTACATTGTGAAATGGGCACCGCAGATGGAAGTTCTCAGACATCCTGCAGTGGGAGGGTTTTGGAGTCACTGTGGATGGAACTCGACGCTAGAGAGCATTGGGGAAGGTGTTCCAATGATTTGTAGGCCTTTCACAGGTGATCAGAAAGTGAATGCGAGGTACTTAGAGAGAGCTTGGAGAAATGGGGTTCAGTTGGAGGGGGAGCTGGATAAAGAAGCTGTGGAGAGAGCTGTGAAGAGGTTGCTTGTGGATGAAGAAGGAGCAGAAATGAGGAAGAGTATTGTTGATTTGAAAGAGAAACTAGAAGCCTCTGTTAGAAGTGGAGGTTCATCATGCAGCTCATTAGACAACTTTGTTAACTCCTTGAAAACGAAGAATTTCATGCAGCAATGA
- the LOC108826147 gene encoding uncharacterized protein LOC108826147 isoform X1 → MYAATSSVLSPTPQSLFLSSHLPQIQFLYRIKFLGFPVTNRCYGGGGSFYNRRSCDERRRQRNRIMVPRARASPYEVLGVSPSATPQDIKRAYRKLALKYHPDVNKEANAQEKFLRIKHAYTTLINSDSRRKYGSDTRASSGYSTGQQTSRKSNSQVEEDFYGLGEFVKDVQITIGDFFKDLQEEFKNWEASASSQGKPKSLWEELAEIGEEFVEFLEKELNITDEEDDGSSKKGERFDFDERSSTGKSPGNSSSTKNSIEDNIDEIEATLAQLKKDLGLQ, encoded by the exons ATGTATGCCGCAACATCTTCGGTTCTGTCTCCAACACCACAAAGTCTCTTCCTTTCCTCTCATCTTCCTCAAATCCAGTTCCTTTATCGGATTAAATTTCTGGGTTTTCCCGTAACGAATCGGTGCTATGGCGGCGGCGGTTCGTTCTATAACCGAAGGAGCTGCGATGAAAGACGACGACAGAGGAATCGAATCATGGTGCCGAGAGCTAGAGCCTCTCCTTACGAGGTTCTTGGCGTCTCTCCATCAGCTACTCCTCAAGATATAAAGAGGGCTTACCGCAAACTTGCTCTCAAGTATCACCCTGATGTTAATAAAGAG GCAAATGCGCAGGAGAAGTTTCTGAGGATAAAGCATGCGTACACCACTTTGATTAACTCTGATTCACGGCGTAAGTACGGTTCAGATACTCGTGCGTCGTCTGGTTACTCTACGGGTCAACAAACAAGCCGGAAAAGCAATAGTCAAGTCGAGGAAGATTTCTACGGACTTG GTGAATTCGTGAAGGATGTTCAAATAACAATCG GGGATTTCTTCAAAGATCTTCAAGAAGAGTTCAAGAACTGGGAAGCAAGTGCGTCTTCACAAGGAAAACCTAAAAGTCTTTGGGAAGAACTAGCG GAAATTGGGGAAGAGTTTGTGGAGTTCCTTGAGAAAGAACTAAACATAACCGATGAAGAGGATGATGGATCAAGCAAAAAAGGAGAAAGATTTGATTTTGATGAACGCTCCTCAACGGGGAAATCACCAGGGAATAGTAGTAGCACGAAGAACAGTATAGAAGACAATATTGATGAGATCGAAGCAACGCTAGCTCAGTTGAAAAAAGATCTTGGCTTGCAATAA
- the LOC108826147 gene encoding uncharacterized protein LOC108826147 isoform X2 translates to MYAATSSVLSPTPQSLFLSSHLPQIQFLYRIKFLGFPVTNRCYGGGGSFYNRRSCDERRRQRNRIMVPRARASPYEVLGVSPSATPQDIKRAYRKLALKYHPDVNKEANAQEKFLRIKHAYTTLINSDSRRKYGSDTRASSGYSTGQQTSRKSNSQVEEDFYGLGDFFKDLQEEFKNWEASASSQGKPKSLWEELAEIGEEFVEFLEKELNITDEEDDGSSKKGERFDFDERSSTGKSPGNSSSTKNSIEDNIDEIEATLAQLKKDLGLQ, encoded by the exons ATGTATGCCGCAACATCTTCGGTTCTGTCTCCAACACCACAAAGTCTCTTCCTTTCCTCTCATCTTCCTCAAATCCAGTTCCTTTATCGGATTAAATTTCTGGGTTTTCCCGTAACGAATCGGTGCTATGGCGGCGGCGGTTCGTTCTATAACCGAAGGAGCTGCGATGAAAGACGACGACAGAGGAATCGAATCATGGTGCCGAGAGCTAGAGCCTCTCCTTACGAGGTTCTTGGCGTCTCTCCATCAGCTACTCCTCAAGATATAAAGAGGGCTTACCGCAAACTTGCTCTCAAGTATCACCCTGATGTTAATAAAGAG GCAAATGCGCAGGAGAAGTTTCTGAGGATAAAGCATGCGTACACCACTTTGATTAACTCTGATTCACGGCGTAAGTACGGTTCAGATACTCGTGCGTCGTCTGGTTACTCTACGGGTCAACAAACAAGCCGGAAAAGCAATAGTCAAGTCGAGGAAGATTTCTACGGACTTG GGGATTTCTTCAAAGATCTTCAAGAAGAGTTCAAGAACTGGGAAGCAAGTGCGTCTTCACAAGGAAAACCTAAAAGTCTTTGGGAAGAACTAGCG GAAATTGGGGAAGAGTTTGTGGAGTTCCTTGAGAAAGAACTAAACATAACCGATGAAGAGGATGATGGATCAAGCAAAAAAGGAGAAAGATTTGATTTTGATGAACGCTCCTCAACGGGGAAATCACCAGGGAATAGTAGTAGCACGAAGAACAGTATAGAAGACAATATTGATGAGATCGAAGCAACGCTAGCTCAGTTGAAAAAAGATCTTGGCTTGCAATAA